One region of Sphingomonas kaistensis genomic DNA includes:
- a CDS encoding helix-turn-helix domain-containing protein: MTARDADLVAAFQASSDACPIPEAVAIIGERWTCLIIRASLLGLCHFEEFQACLGIARNILSDRLGRLVAAGILARTPDPADGRRVIYALTERGAALVPVFVAMRQWALDAGLGKPGLPTLADRRHRQPVEGVAIVAHDGRSLAIDDLMWLGPDGEELVTPGASRDSRAVAA, encoded by the coding sequence GTGACGGCGCGTGATGCTGACCTGGTTGCCGCATTTCAGGCGTCTTCGGACGCCTGCCCGATCCCCGAGGCGGTGGCGATCATCGGCGAGCGATGGACCTGCCTGATCATCCGCGCGTCGCTGCTGGGGCTTTGTCATTTCGAGGAATTCCAGGCCTGCCTCGGCATTGCCCGCAATATCCTGTCCGACCGCCTCGGCCGGCTGGTCGCCGCGGGCATCCTCGCGCGGACGCCGGACCCTGCCGATGGACGACGCGTGATCTATGCGCTGACCGAGCGCGGCGCGGCGCTGGTTCCGGTGTTCGTGGCGATGCGCCAGTGGGCGCTTGACGCGGGTCTCGGCAAGCCGGGGCTGCCGACCCTTGCCGACCGCCGGCATCGCCAGCCGGTCGAGGGCGTCGCCATCGTGGCGCACGACGGCCGCTCGCTGGCGATCGACGATCTGATGTGGCTTGGGCCGGACGGCGAAGAGCTGGTGACGCCGGGGGCGTCGCGCGACAGCCGGGCAGTCGCAGCCTAG
- the rpoZ gene encoding DNA-directed RNA polymerase subunit omega: MARVTVEDCVDKVSNRFDLVLLAAQRARQISGGADLTIDRDRDKNPVVALREIAEETVRPKELNESLISSLQRVQIDEEDATDELASLSESAEALRLTAAAPPRPTPSGGDYE; the protein is encoded by the coding sequence ATGGCACGCGTCACCGTCGAAGATTGCGTCGACAAGGTTTCGAACCGCTTTGATCTCGTCCTGCTTGCCGCCCAGCGCGCGCGGCAGATCTCGGGCGGCGCCGACCTCACCATCGACCGCGATCGCGACAAGAACCCGGTCGTCGCCCTGCGCGAGATCGCCGAGGAAACCGTTCGCCCCAAGGAGCTGAACGAGTCGCTGATCTCCAGCCTGCAGCGCGTCCAGATCGACGAGGAGGATGCCACCGACGAGCTGGCCTCGCTCAGCGAATCGGCCGAAGCGCTCCGCCTCACCGCCGCTGCGCCGCCGCGTCCGACCCCGTCGGGCGGCGATTACGAATAA
- a CDS encoding SDR family NAD(P)-dependent oxidoreductase: protein MSSPIVLITGASAGLGVHFARQLSATGARLVLVARRRDRIEALAAELGNARAVALDLSQADAADRLLADVAAHGEHVDCLVNNAGFGLHGRIAQQDGRRLREMIDLNCGVLTELTRGVLPAMIERGRGGILNVASTAAFQPGPGMGVYFATKAFVLSFTEALHEEVRGTGVHVTALCPGPTSTEFGELAGFEPKLGDAFEKLSERPGPVVAAGLAALSANRAIVIPGAMNKVGAQGARFLPRALIRRIAGALK, encoded by the coding sequence ATGAGCTCACCCATCGTTCTCATCACCGGCGCATCGGCCGGCCTCGGTGTCCATTTCGCCCGCCAGCTTTCCGCCACCGGTGCCCGGCTGGTGCTGGTCGCCCGCCGCAGGGACCGGATCGAGGCGCTTGCCGCCGAACTCGGCAACGCCCGGGCCGTCGCCCTCGACCTGTCGCAAGCCGATGCCGCCGACCGGCTGCTGGCCGACGTCGCCGCGCATGGCGAGCATGTCGACTGCCTGGTCAACAATGCCGGTTTCGGGCTGCATGGACGGATCGCGCAGCAAGACGGGCGGCGGCTGCGGGAGATGATCGACCTCAATTGCGGCGTGCTGACCGAACTGACCCGCGGCGTCCTTCCCGCGATGATCGAACGCGGCCGCGGGGGGATCCTCAACGTCGCCTCCACCGCCGCCTTCCAGCCCGGTCCCGGGATGGGCGTCTATTTCGCGACCAAGGCCTTTGTGCTGAGCTTCACCGAAGCGCTGCACGAGGAAGTGCGCGGCACCGGCGTACACGTCACCGCGCTTTGCCCGGGACCGACCAGCACCGAATTCGGTGAGCTGGCGGGGTTCGAACCGAAGCTCGGCGACGCGTTCGAGAAATTGTCCGAACGGCCCGGCCCGGTCGTCGCCGCCGGGCTCGCCGCACTGTCGGCGAACAGGGCGATCGTCATTCCCGGCGCGATGAACAAGGTCGGCGCGCAGGGCGCCCGGTTCCTGCCGCGCGCCCTCATCCGCCGCATCGCCGGAGCGCTAAAGTAG
- a CDS encoding DUF418 domain-containing protein — MQATPTAPIQASERHHILDALRGWALAGVLLANMVVFIGFGYASEPERAAGLGSGLNDLAELLIEWLVVGKFYSLFSLLFGIGFAVQLARLEERGEGAARYIRRLAMLFLIGLAHLLLLWMGDILALYALMGGVLLLFRRASDRALIRWAVALWLVPVGWSALIHFAGINLAGPIYGAAMQGFAAGGVDLKMSPATWFNGADYLDQLALHPTEMLLRIADLTYQMRPAKVLGMFLIGLWIGRRGLFAASPAMRPLLVRSARIGIGIGLPLAFVRAVLHMTAGENGALRFAEEALYCVSTPLLALGYAAAFTLLWNGGAPKVLGWPAAAGRMALTNYLSQSLIQTLLFTGAGLALGNVFGLAFVLPITAAIFGCQVAFSRWWLARFRFGPGEWLWRSATYGRAQPMRLARPGGIAAA; from the coding sequence ATGCAAGCGACTCCGACCGCGCCGATACAGGCGTCCGAGCGTCACCACATCCTCGATGCGTTGCGCGGCTGGGCGCTGGCCGGCGTGCTGCTGGCCAACATGGTCGTGTTCATCGGCTTCGGTTACGCCTCCGAGCCGGAGCGTGCCGCGGGGCTTGGCAGCGGGCTCAACGACCTCGCAGAGCTGCTGATCGAATGGCTGGTGGTGGGCAAGTTCTACTCGCTCTTCTCGCTTCTGTTCGGGATCGGCTTCGCGGTGCAGCTGGCCCGGCTGGAGGAAAGGGGCGAAGGGGCGGCGCGCTATATCAGGCGGCTGGCGATGCTGTTCCTGATCGGGCTGGCCCACCTGTTGCTGCTGTGGATGGGCGACATCCTTGCGCTGTACGCACTGATGGGCGGAGTATTGCTGCTGTTCCGCCGCGCGAGCGACCGTGCGCTGATCCGCTGGGCGGTGGCGCTGTGGCTGGTTCCGGTCGGCTGGTCGGCGCTGATCCACTTCGCCGGGATTAACCTGGCCGGTCCGATCTACGGCGCGGCGATGCAGGGCTTCGCGGCCGGCGGGGTCGACCTCAAGATGAGCCCGGCGACTTGGTTCAACGGCGCGGATTATCTCGACCAGCTGGCGCTGCATCCGACCGAAATGCTGCTGCGGATCGCCGACCTCACCTACCAGATGCGGCCCGCCAAGGTGCTCGGCATGTTCCTGATCGGATTGTGGATCGGCCGGCGCGGCCTCTTCGCGGCGAGCCCGGCGATGCGGCCGCTGCTGGTGCGGAGCGCGCGGATCGGGATCGGGATCGGGCTGCCGCTGGCCTTCGTGCGGGCGGTTCTGCACATGACGGCGGGCGAGAACGGAGCGCTGCGGTTCGCCGAGGAAGCGCTCTATTGCGTGTCGACGCCGCTGCTCGCGCTGGGTTATGCCGCCGCCTTCACCTTGCTGTGGAACGGCGGCGCGCCAAAGGTGCTGGGATGGCCGGCGGCGGCGGGGCGGATGGCGCTTACCAACTACCTGTCGCAGTCGTTGATCCAGACCCTGCTGTTCACCGGCGCCGGCCTGGCGCTGGGCAATGTGTTCGGGCTGGCGTTCGTGCTGCCGATCACGGCGGCGATCTTCGGGTGCCAGGTTGCCTTCAGCCGCTGGTGGCTGGCGCGGTTCCGCTTCGGACCGGGGGAATGGCTGTGGCGCAGCGCGACCTACGGCCGGGCGCAGCCGATGCGGCTGGCCCGGCCCGGAGGAATTGCGGCCGCTTAG
- a CDS encoding phospholipase D-like domain-containing protein — MSDLLEHPVVTAPAVTAEVAGNRLTLVESGTERLKLLLRLIDGATRSVRLLFYMMDADAVGEAVRDALVRAATRGCAVTVILDGFGSDIPSDFFDPLKQAGGSSCLFNPRIGVRYLLRNHQKLVVIDDREAITGGANLTVDYMSDQSPDRWRDLWLHVEGPAVRAAARYYDALHGWTVRTGPKLRELRRLLHRHSQRKGALQWQYTGPVRRGHPWTFGVARDLAAASSLDMIAAYFSPPFAMLRRLRRLGRRGQVRIITAARSDNNATIGAARHTYRGLLRHGVRMFEYQPEKLHTKLLVMDDVVHIGSANFDFRSLYLNLEMMLRVEDAGFAAQLRDYFERQLAEAQEITPELHRQRANWWLKLKWALSNFLVTAVDYTVTRRLNFGPER; from the coding sequence ATGTCCGACCTCCTCGAGCATCCGGTCGTGACCGCCCCTGCCGTGACGGCCGAGGTGGCGGGAAATCGGCTGACGTTGGTCGAAAGCGGAACCGAGCGGCTGAAGCTGCTGCTGCGGCTGATCGACGGGGCGACCCGGTCGGTGCGGCTGCTGTTCTACATGATGGACGCCGACGCGGTGGGCGAGGCGGTGCGCGACGCGCTGGTCCGGGCCGCGACACGAGGCTGCGCCGTCACCGTCATCCTTGACGGATTCGGGTCGGACATCCCGTCGGACTTCTTCGACCCGCTCAAGCAGGCGGGCGGGTCGAGCTGCCTGTTCAATCCGCGGATCGGGGTCCGCTACCTGCTGCGCAACCACCAGAAGCTGGTGGTGATCGACGACCGGGAGGCGATCACCGGGGGCGCCAACCTGACGGTCGACTATATGAGCGACCAGTCACCCGACCGCTGGCGCGACCTGTGGCTGCATGTCGAGGGACCGGCGGTAAGGGCGGCCGCGCGCTATTATGACGCGCTCCACGGCTGGACCGTGCGCACGGGCCCGAAGCTGCGCGAGCTGCGCCGGCTGCTGCACCGCCACAGCCAGCGCAAGGGCGCGCTGCAGTGGCAATATACCGGCCCGGTCCGGCGCGGCCATCCGTGGACCTTCGGAGTGGCCCGCGACCTGGCTGCGGCCAGCAGCCTCGACATGATCGCGGCCTATTTCTCGCCCCCCTTCGCGATGCTGCGCCGGTTGCGCCGGCTGGGCCGGCGCGGACAGGTGCGGATCATCACGGCCGCGCGATCCGACAACAATGCCACCATCGGGGCCGCGCGCCACACCTATCGCGGGCTGCTGCGCCACGGCGTCCGGATGTTCGAATATCAGCCCGAGAAGCTCCACACCAAGCTGCTGGTGATGGACGACGTGGTGCATATCGGGTCGGCCAATTTCGATTTCCGCAGCCTGTATCTCAACCTCGAGATGATGCTGCGGGTCGAGGATGCCGGCTTCGCCGCGCAGCTTCGCGACTATTTCGAGCGGCAGCTTGCTGAAGCGCAGGAGATCACGCCCGAACTGCACCGGCAGCGGGCGAACTGGTGGCTCAAGCTCAAGTGGGCGCTGTCGAACTTCCTGGTGACCGCGGTCGATTACACGGTGACGCGGCGCCTGAACTTCGGGCCAGAACGCTAG
- a CDS encoding DUF1489 family protein: MTKVAVGCRTIESLEKRIATRASGGEMRVVTRMRPKRMAEIVEGGALYWIVKHRLVGCQTILRFEDRTDGRLDIVCADHLLAIPQTPKRGHQGWRYLAHEDAPRPGDNDDSGLSLLPPSLYGRLSALALL; encoded by the coding sequence TTGACCAAGGTCGCCGTTGGCTGCCGCACCATCGAATCGCTCGAGAAGAGGATCGCCACGCGGGCGTCGGGCGGCGAGATGCGGGTGGTGACCCGGATGCGGCCCAAGCGAATGGCCGAGATCGTCGAGGGCGGCGCGCTCTACTGGATCGTCAAGCACCGGCTGGTCGGCTGCCAGACCATCCTTCGCTTTGAGGATCGCACCGACGGGCGGCTCGACATCGTCTGCGCCGACCACCTGCTGGCGATCCCGCAAACCCCCAAGCGCGGGCACCAGGGCTGGCGCTACCTGGCGCATGAGGACGCACCGCGACCGGGCGACAATGACGACAGCGGGCTCAGCCTGCTGCCGCCCTCGCTCTATGGACGATTGTCCGCCCTGGCCCTGCTCTAG
- a CDS encoding MFS transporter, whose protein sequence is MSNVPVKRQKVGGSALTNLHFLLLYAAMLVAAAGNTALQSVMPAIGRAIGIADFWVAIAYTWSAVLWVWLAPTWAEKSDHHGRKALTQLGLVGFIVSMSLCGLVLIAGLKGWTGPALTFLLFGLFRAIYGALGCATPSATQAYLAARTRRSARTAQLSALSSSFGLGTIVGPALAPLFVLPFIGLPGPLFAFALIALGVALAIQWWLPDDRGKLGDGRGAAMSYPSLASMITGASVRAATAPQRQKRLSWRDGRIGQWIVAGVVAGHAQAATLTCIGFFIIDVLRIEPLGAEQPIAIVMMAGAGGTLAAQWGLIPKLGLAPRALIVWGSLIAALGLGVTAVASDLYGLVLGFGLASIGFGFTRPGFTAGASLAVPLAEQGAVAGVITSANGIAYVIAPAAGMALYALDPHLPFAIAVLVVVALAWWGRKLG, encoded by the coding sequence ATGAGCAATGTGCCGGTGAAGCGACAGAAGGTGGGCGGATCGGCGCTGACCAATCTCCATTTCCTGTTGCTCTACGCGGCGATGCTGGTGGCGGCGGCGGGCAACACCGCGCTGCAGTCGGTGATGCCCGCGATCGGCCGCGCGATCGGCATTGCCGATTTCTGGGTCGCCATCGCCTATACCTGGAGCGCGGTGCTGTGGGTGTGGCTGGCGCCGACCTGGGCGGAGAAGAGCGACCACCACGGGCGCAAGGCGCTGACCCAATTGGGGCTGGTCGGCTTCATCGTCTCGATGAGCTTGTGCGGGCTGGTGCTGATCGCGGGCCTGAAGGGGTGGACCGGCCCGGCGCTGACCTTCCTGCTGTTCGGGCTGTTCCGCGCGATCTACGGCGCGCTCGGCTGCGCCACGCCGAGTGCGACGCAGGCCTACCTGGCGGCACGGACCCGGCGTTCGGCGCGCACCGCGCAGCTGTCTGCTTTGTCCTCCTCGTTCGGCCTCGGAACGATCGTCGGACCGGCGCTTGCGCCGTTGTTCGTGCTTCCCTTCATCGGCTTGCCCGGGCCGCTGTTCGCCTTCGCCCTGATCGCGCTGGGGGTGGCGTTAGCGATCCAGTGGTGGCTGCCCGATGATCGCGGCAAGCTTGGCGACGGGCGCGGCGCGGCGATGAGCTATCCCAGCCTCGCCTCGATGATCACCGGCGCAAGCGTGCGCGCGGCGACCGCGCCGCAGCGGCAGAAAAGGCTGTCGTGGCGCGACGGACGGATCGGCCAGTGGATCGTCGCGGGAGTGGTCGCCGGCCACGCCCAGGCGGCGACGCTGACCTGCATCGGCTTCTTCATCATCGACGTGCTACGGATCGAGCCGCTGGGCGCCGAGCAGCCCATCGCCATCGTGATGATGGCCGGCGCCGGGGGCACCCTGGCGGCGCAATGGGGGTTGATCCCCAAGCTTGGCCTGGCACCCCGCGCGCTGATCGTCTGGGGATCGCTGATCGCCGCGCTGGGGCTTGGCGTCACGGCGGTGGCGAGCGACCTCTACGGGCTGGTGCTGGGGTTCGGCCTGGCCTCGATCGGTTTCGGCTTCACCCGGCCCGGCTTCACCGCCGGCGCCAGCCTCGCCGTCCCGCTTGCCGAGCAGGGCGCGGTGGCGGGCGTGATCACCAGCGCGAACGGTATCGCCTATGTGATCGCACCCGCGGCCGGGATGGCGCTCTACGCGCTCGACCCCCACCTGCCCTTCGCCATCGCCGTCCTGGTGGTCGTGGCGCTGGCCTGGTGGGGGCGCAAGCTCGGCTAG
- a CDS encoding peptidylprolyl isomerase, with protein MADAPQTLTLTLSSGGDVVIKLRPDLAPGHVERIAQLAGQGFYDGVEFHRVIPGFMAQGGDPTGTGMGGSDLPDLKAEFNAEPHVRGTCSMARTNQPNTANSQFFICFDDARFLDKQYTVWGQVESGMEHVDALPVGEPPRAPGTIVKATVA; from the coding sequence ATGGCCGACGCGCCCCAGACCCTCACCCTCACCCTGTCCAGCGGCGGCGACGTCGTGATTAAGCTGCGCCCCGACCTCGCGCCCGGCCATGTCGAGCGCATCGCGCAGCTTGCCGGGCAGGGCTTCTACGACGGGGTCGAGTTCCACCGCGTCATCCCCGGCTTCATGGCGCAGGGCGGTGACCCGACCGGCACCGGCATGGGCGGCAGCGACCTCCCCGACCTCAAGGCTGAGTTCAACGCCGAGCCGCACGTGCGCGGCACCTGCTCGATGGCGCGCACCAACCAGCCCAACACCGCCAACAGCCAGTTCTTCATCTGCTTTGACGATGCCCGCTTCCTCGACAAGCAGTACACCGTCTGGGGCCAGGTCGAGAGCGGCATGGAGCATGTCGACGCGCTTCCGGTCGGCGAGCCGCCGCGCGCGCCCGGCACCATCGTCAAGGCGACCGTCGCCTAA
- a CDS encoding CDC48 family AAA ATPase: MADVDTEIRRLQVANLPPADSGRGIARVPRSIMDQLGLSDGDVIEIEGKRTTPALAVRPYGDDEGLDIIRLDGLQRANAGVGAGDYVEVRVAQSKPATRVVFAPAQNNIRLQGSSEALKRSFAGRPLTSGDTIATAGHQRVNADMPDHVRQLLNAPAFALQEIRLSVVSTTPRGIVHIDASTVVELLPEYTEQHGERRADVTYDDLGGMRATIDALREMVELPLRHPELFQRLGVDPPKGVLLHGPPGTGKTRLARAVANESDAQFFHIAGPEIMGSAYGESEKKLRELFEEAGQAAPSIIFIDEIDSIAPKRDKVTGEAEKRLVAQLLTLMDGLEPRQNLVVIAATNRPDAIDEALRRPGRFDREIVVGVPDETGRREILGIHTRGMPLDEGVDLDGLSRRTYGFVGADLAALTREAALEAVRRIMPELNLADGTIPTEVLDRLSVLASDFDNALKRVQPSAMREVMVQVPTVGWDDVGGLDAAADKLKEGIELPLKHADAFKRLGIRPAKGFLLYGPPGTGKTLLAKAAARESQANFIAIKSSDLLSKWYGESEQQISRLFARARQVAPTVIFIDELDSLVPARGGGMGEPQVTERVVNTILAEMDGLEELQGVVLIGATNRPNLIDPALLRPGRLDELVYVGPPDVAGRRRILAIHAKRMPLAADVDLEDLARRTERFTGADLEDLTRRAGLTALRRDLANTEVSMADFDEALKETRASVTPEMLTEYERISDTLKSDAVRPDRGGIGFITPGMLTPKPGGKS, encoded by the coding sequence ATGGCTGACGTGGACACCGAAATTCGCCGCCTGCAGGTGGCCAACCTGCCCCCCGCCGACAGCGGCCGCGGGATCGCGCGGGTGCCGCGCTCGATCATGGACCAGCTTGGCCTGTCGGACGGCGACGTGATCGAGATCGAGGGCAAGCGCACCACCCCCGCGCTGGCGGTGCGGCCCTATGGCGACGACGAAGGGCTCGACATCATCCGCCTCGACGGACTGCAGCGCGCCAATGCCGGGGTCGGCGCGGGCGACTATGTCGAGGTGCGCGTCGCCCAGTCCAAGCCCGCGACCCGGGTGGTGTTCGCCCCGGCCCAGAACAACATCCGCCTGCAGGGCTCGTCCGAAGCGCTGAAGCGCAGCTTCGCCGGGCGTCCGCTGACCAGCGGCGACACCATCGCCACCGCCGGGCACCAGCGGGTCAACGCCGACATGCCCGACCATGTCCGGCAATTGCTCAATGCCCCCGCCTTCGCGCTGCAGGAAATCCGCCTCAGCGTCGTCAGCACCACCCCGCGCGGGATCGTCCACATCGACGCCAGCACCGTGGTAGAGCTCCTGCCCGAATATACCGAGCAGCATGGCGAGCGCCGCGCCGACGTCACCTACGACGACCTCGGCGGCATGCGCGCCACCATCGACGCGCTGCGCGAGATGGTCGAGCTTCCGCTGCGCCATCCCGAGCTGTTCCAGCGGCTGGGCGTCGATCCGCCCAAGGGCGTGCTGCTGCACGGGCCCCCCGGCACCGGCAAGACCCGGCTGGCACGCGCGGTCGCCAACGAAAGCGACGCCCAGTTCTTCCACATCGCCGGGCCCGAGATCATGGGCTCGGCCTATGGCGAATCGGAGAAGAAGCTGCGCGAGCTGTTCGAGGAAGCCGGCCAGGCCGCGCCCTCGATCATCTTCATCGACGAGATCGATTCGATCGCGCCCAAGCGCGACAAGGTCACCGGCGAAGCGGAAAAGCGGCTGGTCGCCCAGCTGCTGACGCTGATGGACGGGCTTGAACCGCGCCAGAACCTGGTCGTGATCGCCGCCACCAACCGCCCCGACGCGATCGACGAGGCGCTTCGCCGCCCGGGCCGCTTCGACCGCGAGATCGTGGTCGGCGTTCCCGACGAAACCGGCCGCCGCGAGATCCTCGGAATCCACACCCGCGGCATGCCGCTGGACGAGGGCGTCGACCTCGATGGCTTGTCGCGGCGCACCTACGGCTTCGTTGGTGCCGACCTCGCCGCGCTGACCCGCGAGGCGGCGCTTGAAGCGGTGCGGCGGATCATGCCCGAACTGAACCTTGCCGACGGGACCATCCCGACCGAGGTGCTCGACCGGCTGAGCGTGCTCGCAAGCGATTTCGACAATGCGCTGAAGCGGGTCCAGCCCTCGGCCATGCGCGAGGTGATGGTGCAGGTCCCGACCGTTGGCTGGGACGATGTCGGCGGCCTCGATGCCGCGGCGGACAAATTGAAGGAAGGCATCGAGCTTCCGCTCAAGCATGCCGACGCCTTCAAGCGGCTCGGCATCCGTCCGGCCAAGGGCTTCCTGCTCTATGGCCCGCCCGGCACCGGCAAGACCTTGCTGGCCAAGGCCGCCGCACGCGAAAGCCAGGCCAATTTTATCGCCATCAAGTCGTCCGACCTCCTCAGCAAATGGTATGGCGAAAGCGAGCAGCAGATCAGCCGCCTGTTCGCCCGCGCCCGGCAGGTCGCGCCGACGGTGATCTTCATCGACGAACTGGACAGCCTGGTCCCCGCGCGTGGCGGCGGCATGGGCGAGCCGCAGGTGACCGAGCGGGTGGTCAACACCATCCTCGCCGAAATGGACGGGCTGGAGGAATTACAGGGCGTAGTGCTGATCGGCGCCACCAATCGCCCCAACCTCATCGACCCCGCGCTGCTTCGTCCGGGCCGCCTCGACGAACTGGTCTATGTCGGCCCGCCGGACGTCGCCGGCCGCCGCCGGATCCTGGCGATCCATGCCAAGCGGATGCCGCTCGCGGCCGATGTCGACCTCGAGGATCTCGCCCGCCGGACCGAGCGCTTCACCGGCGCCGACCTCGAGGACCTCACCCGCCGCGCCGGCCTCACCGCGCTGCGCCGCGACCTTGCCAACACCGAGGTCAGCATGGCCGATTTCGACGAGGCGCTGAAGGAAACGCGGGCTTCCGTGACGCCCGAGATGCTGACCGAATATGAGCGCATCTCGGACACGCTGAAGAGCGATGCGGTGCGCCCCGATCGCGGCGGCATCGGCTTCATCACGCCGGGCATGCTGACGCCCAAGCCGGGCGGCAAGAGCTAG
- the mgtE gene encoding magnesium transporter, which translates to MSERDPLDAVLTADLAPDQAVDAEVLDAEDRLRPDFVERVLDAVDAGDAETARTLVEPLHPADVADLIELARADEREGLVAALAGLVDAEVLAELNEHVREILVSEMSPERVAELAGELDTDDAVAIIEDLEEDDQRAVLRAMEPDDRAAIEEALTYGEETAGRLMQRDLIAVPEHWNVGQVIDYLRSDAELANDFWEVFVVSPSHHPVGTCKLSVILRSPRATSVADIMALEQTLIPVDMDQEDVALRFQKYALVSAAVIDASGRLVGMITVDDIVHIIQAEASEDVLLLSGAGEGDINEPVLDSYKARVRWLIANLLTALLASTIIRLFEGSIERLAILAALMPIVAGVGGNAGTQTLAVTVRALATNQLTGSNRWRAVGREMRVALMNGLTVATLVGIAVTLILGSGQLGGVIAAAMLFNVLIAGFAGVLVPLTMERWGADPAVASSIFVTMVTDSMGFLLFLGLATAVGLTG; encoded by the coding sequence ATGAGCGAGCGCGATCCGCTTGATGCCGTGCTGACCGCGGACCTTGCGCCCGATCAGGCTGTGGATGCCGAGGTGCTGGATGCCGAGGACCGGCTCCGCCCCGACTTCGTCGAGCGGGTGCTCGACGCGGTCGATGCCGGCGATGCCGAAACCGCCCGGACGCTGGTCGAGCCGCTCCACCCCGCAGACGTCGCCGACCTCATCGAGCTTGCCCGCGCCGACGAGCGCGAAGGGCTGGTGGCGGCGCTGGCCGGGCTGGTCGATGCCGAGGTGCTGGCCGAGCTCAATGAGCACGTGCGCGAGATCCTCGTCTCCGAAATGTCGCCGGAGCGGGTGGCCGAGCTTGCTGGCGAGCTCGACACCGACGACGCCGTCGCGATCATCGAGGATCTCGAGGAGGACGACCAGCGTGCGGTGCTTCGGGCGATGGAGCCCGACGACCGCGCGGCGATCGAGGAAGCGCTCACCTACGGCGAGGAGACCGCCGGCCGTCTGATGCAGCGCGACCTGATCGCGGTGCCGGAACATTGGAACGTCGGTCAGGTGATCGATTATCTCCGCTCGGACGCGGAGCTGGCCAACGATTTCTGGGAAGTGTTCGTGGTGTCGCCCAGCCACCATCCGGTCGGCACCTGCAAGCTGTCGGTTATCCTCCGCTCGCCCCGGGCCACCAGCGTCGCCGACATCATGGCGCTGGAGCAGACCCTGATCCCGGTCGACATGGACCAGGAAGACGTCGCGCTGCGGTTCCAGAAATATGCGCTGGTTTCAGCCGCGGTGATCGACGCGAGCGGGCGGCTGGTCGGCATGATTACTGTCGACGACATCGTCCACATCATCCAGGCCGAGGCGAGCGAAGACGTGCTGTTGCTGTCCGGCGCAGGCGAGGGCGACATCAACGAGCCGGTGCTCGACAGCTACAAGGCGCGCGTCCGGTGGTTGATCGCCAATCTGCTGACGGCGTTGCTCGCCTCCACAATCATCCGCCTGTTCGAAGGCTCGATCGAGCGGCTGGCGATCCTTGCCGCGCTGATGCCGATCGTCGCGGGCGTCGGCGGCAATGCCGGGACCCAGACGCTGGCGGTGACCGTGCGCGCACTCGCCACCAACCAGCTGACCGGCTCCAACCGCTGGCGCGCGGTCGGGCGCGAGATGCGGGTGGCACTGATGAACGGGCTGACCGTCGCGACCCTGGTCGGGATTGCGGTGACGCTGATCCTCGGCTCAGGGCAGCTCGGCGGGGTGATCGCCGCGGCGATGCTGTTCAACGTTCTGATCGCGGGCTTCGCGGGCGTGCTGGTGCCGCTGACCATGGAGCGGTGGGGCGCAGACCCGGCGGTGGCGAGCTCGATCTTCGTCACCATGGTGACCGATTCGATGGGCTTCCTGCTGTTCCTCGGCCTTGCGACCGCGGTTGGCCTGACCGGGTGA
- a CDS encoding class I SAM-dependent methyltransferase codes for MQATSARAIKERRRHARRGRGGSERLAFLRGFFKNPVMVGSVIPSSRRLIDKMLGPVDWATTKLFVEYGPGVGTFTRVILEHLPEDARLVTIDTNPEFTAFLKETIDDPRLIAVTASATDVEKVLSERGLPQADYILSGLPFSTLPPGIGDAIGAATARAIRPGGAFLVYQFSPKVRDFIAPVFDRIDRGFEWVNVPPATLFWAWRDEA; via the coding sequence ATGCAAGCCACTTCTGCCCGCGCGATCAAGGAACGGCGTCGCCATGCCCGCCGCGGTCGCGGTGGATCCGAACGGCTCGCCTTCCTGCGCGGCTTCTTCAAGAATCCGGTGATGGTCGGGTCGGTGATCCCGTCGAGCCGCCGGCTGATCGACAAGATGCTCGGACCGGTCGATTGGGCGACGACCAAGCTGTTCGTCGAATATGGCCCGGGGGTCGGCACCTTCACCCGGGTGATCCTCGAGCATCTGCCCGAGGATGCCCGGCTGGTGACCATCGACACCAACCCCGAATTCACCGCTTTCCTCAAGGAAACAATCGACGATCCGCGCCTGATCGCGGTGACCGCAAGCGCAACCGACGTCGAAAAGGTGCTGAGCGAACGCGGACTTCCGCAGGCCGACTACATCCTGTCGGGCCTGCCTTTCTCGACCCTTCCGCCCGGCATCGGCGATGCGATCGGCGCCGCCACCGCGCGCGCGATCCGGCCCGGCGGCGCGTTCCTGGTCTATCAGTTCAGCCCCAAGGTTCGCGACTTCATCGCGCCGGTGTTCGACCGCATCGACCGCGGCTTCGAATGGGTCAACGTGCCCCCCGCGACCCTGTTCTGGGCCTGGCGCGACGAAGCCTGA